TCAAAGGATGACCTAACCTAACCTTGCGTCAGGCTGCGGTGAAGTTAAGGCAACTTTTCTCTCAGCTCTATGTCAACTCGGTAAAAAGAACAGACATAAAAAAGTAGATTCGTCTGCAGTTGTTGGTTACCACCGCAACTCTGCACTTGTTAGGCCGATAGCAAAATGTAACACACAAGCTAATCTAACTATCCAAATGCCAGCCCCCATTTAGAGTAAGACCACAgtgtcttgattgccccctagGTTCTGGGTGCATTATAGGGCATAAAGCTtgcctcctccttgttagtgaatggaacatggaccaaacttaaaaaatcaaagtacactttaaatacatatttctcaAAGAAggttttttcattttatgtagTTATCATCACACTCGTTTTGGTTGAAGTCTACATTTCcctggtaagtttggttttaattaaatcaTTCGACGCTAAAGAAAccgggtgaaacatcatgattgagaGCTGAGACTGGATACCGTGGCCCCATCCCCTGATTGTAACTGTGCAGATGTGCGgaatggcagcgttcatatgcAGGATATTCTGGCTTAATTTCAGGATAGTGCAAGGAAGAGTACATTTGTTGTTCATCTATACGTACAGTTTATCTTAGTTTGTCACAAATGGAACTGAGGAAAATTCTTATGAACTCAGTTACAGTCCAATACAAACCATTTCTCTTTACGAGTGATACTGGGAATCACAGTAGCAGCAGAGGGATGATGGATGCTGACTCATGTCGGTTTTATTCATCATCTCTAAACTTCACTCaggaatattatttattttactaacTGACATTTGTTTCCACTGACAGATGATTTAATTAGTCGTGACTTCTGCTGTAGTAAACTTTACTGCCGTTTCTAGAAACAGTAGTTAGttacgtttttgttttttgtttaaataaatcaattaacctgttctgaatctttttttttaaataacctcAAACACACCAAGAATCATTATATAATTGTATCATATCCCTCTGAATCATAAAAACCTATAAACTCCCCTCACCACCAGACCCTGGAACCCAGACTGCACCTAAACCTGAGTTTGTGGAGTCAGAATTATGCAGATGTGAAGTCTGTCTTTTcatttcagataaaaaaaaatcccttaactGGAATCCACCCACATCTTGCTTATTCATCCTGCTTGTCAGTGTGTGGGCTGGGTCACAGGGAACAGAAGTATCTGTGGATAGGGAAAGCAGCAAGTCCAGCCAGAGCTATACCCAGACTGTCTCCTACGCTGGCAGCAGCCATGGCAAACTCCCTGTGTCGGTCTTCACTCTGTAGGAGAATAGACAGACGTCAGGATTGACACATACTGGATATTTACTGCAGACTGAGAAACAACACAGCTACAACTTAGTAGTTAAAAGAAGCACACAATTTAAGTAAAAATGAACTGTGAGATACTGTAATTAAAGAAcaagtgtgtaggatttagttcTAGCTGAACCAGTCCAGCTGCTGGTTATGACACAAGGAGACAACTAAAAAGCAAACCAGGTGACCGAAAGTTGACCTGACCTCTTTGCTGATGAAGTAGAAGGTGTTGACATACGCAGCACCACCCAGCAGACCCTCATAGAGGACAATGGCAAACACCAGCCAGGCACTGGGCAAGAATAGGTAACGTACGGCAAACAGAAGCAACACCGCATTAACCACCTGTGGAGGTCAGGCAGGAGGGCAGATGGAAAAAACAGAGCAGGGAAATCAGCACTTTCACACAAGACAGAAAGCCACAGCAGTAGAAACTGATGGGTCAGCAGTCACAACTCCAAGCACGTGACTATTTCAAGCTTATTTGTGCTGTTGAACCTATTTCTGTTTCAGGTGAGGAATCAATATTCTGATTTAAAGCTTGTAGACATTTGACAGGACGTAATACTAATTATTCTGATAACTCTTCTGGACCTTGAGGATAGAGGTGTGCAAACAAAAGAGACATGCAACAATTCAAATAATCATAACCAATTCAGCAGGAATAGTTAAGGTGATAACACTAATAGAAGTTTTAAATGTAGATTGGTTATTGATCTTTCGATATCTTGTGACTGCCTTCTCCACCAGACAACAAGATAACCTTCACAGGGTGCGTTTGAATTCATTTTGCTGAAGAAGGTCCTCAGCCGAGTGAAATGACCTGGAACCAGCCGCCATTATGAAAGCTGTTCAAACTCGCTATCCAATAAGAAAAGGAGCTTCAAGGTTTCTTAACTTATCTCATTTAGCAGAGGAAAAACTGGACCATCCTTtttgaaagaaaagagggaaaatgcCATCACAGAATTCATTATAAAATGTACAAAAGAAATGTCTCTATGTATATTCCTCaagtcttgttttttattgttacttCATTCTGTTTGGACAGGAACCATTAGTTTATCTCTTGCTTTACTGCACATACTGTGTGTACCTTATAagaaaaagaatatatatagtTTGCtttagagggaaaaaaagatggaTTCAGATTTTCTTAGCGGTTAGTAAATCAGAATATTTCGACTTTTCGTCCGcaggcatagactgtatataaagatgaaagaCATGACTGCACCTCACGAGTGAAGCCAGAGCGGCGCCATcgctccctggtggctggcagtataagtctttaatcctgcctcctccacaaTAATAGATGGGAAATGGACAAAATCAGAGTAGACATCAAATAAGTTTTTCTGAAAGATAGCTTCCTTCATTTAATGTAGTTCttgtcacactgatgtatgttcatttTTCCATTAAGTTAaggtttaattagttatttgatgcaacaAAAACAAGGTGGAAATTCATGATGTGTATGGACAGGACCTCAACGCTGTGGCTCCAGCCCTGATTGCTACTGTTCTGACTCTGACTCCAAATGCACAACATGCAGGCAGgaatattttagcttcatttctaagaagtgggaggaagtggagacgcatcgtccatctttgtgcACACTAAACCTTGAGTGACCAACTCACAGAGCCACCTTACTGGAACCTCCAGTTGAGGATGCATTACTCATTGCACTCCCCGCTCACGGAGGAAAACATCTTCCAGGTTATATTATAGGTAAAAAGATATTCTCCTCATCTCACCTGTAGCAAAGACAGAGCCCACAGGTTTCTGATCTTCacacagcacagggaggatcgaGAGACCAGCACACCAACCTGGTACAATGTCTGGTACCTGGGTACAAACACAGATCATAACCAAACTAAGGTCTAAATCCTTAGACAGTTTAAATAAGGATACTGAAAGAATACAACTTAACTGACCAGCGATACTGCTCTGCATGGGACAGGAAAAAGTTTGGGAAATACAGGAGTTCCATCTGGAGAAGGAAACATGCATTTTTCACTTCAATATTATGATCTCCAATACCTCCAATACATGAAAATGACATCTCATATCCGCAAACTATCCAAACCATGAGGAGATTTCAACAACCTGAAGTAAGATAAATGCAGCAGAGAACTTACCAAGCCCTGGTTGATGAAGTACTCAGCAAAGTAGACCAGTCCCAACGGAAGCACAAACTTCAACAAGCCCTGTTCATAGGAATCAAGAGGAATAATCATGTCACCACTTCAACACTTGAATACTCAAGTCTGACGTACATTGAAGGGTTACACTAACTTTGATGATGTGCAGTTTCTCTGTGAAGGTGAGAGGCCCAGTGCTCACGTCCTCTGTTACTTTGAGAGGGAAGATAACATGTTCTGTGTAATTATTCAACAGCAGAGCTTTAAGATTAAACTTTATTCATAGACATTTTGTGGACAACAAATATGCAGCCTCCTGTGAATAATAAAATCACAAATAGGTGAAGTATCCTAAAATTTCGGATATGAACTGAACTCCTGAAATTATCAGAAttgagagtgagagcctccGGACCTCCTGCTGAGTTTCTTCTGGCCCCAAAAAACCGCAGTAGATACACGGAGGATTCACTGCAAGCAAGTGGCCGGTTGATAACATTTCTAATAGTTGATAGATACAAGAATAAAAAACGACAAATAGGGATACAAATAGCAAACTGGAGCTATTTGTATGATATCGAAAGATGTCGAGAGAAATTGTTGGGAACacgtctgagcggagaatcttCTGCTTCATTGATCATgtatgaaaggcaaactctggagaaagtccggatCAATTGTGTGGGCTTTTTCTAGAGTTCATGTCTGTACCTATAATCACACTGTAGGTTCACCCAATTTCACAAAACCAGCATTGTGTCCCTGTGCAGAGGAGAAGGCAGGCTTGGGTTAGCCTAGCTTAACATAATACAAATATGCACTCGTAGATGTAATTAACTTAATTTACACATGTTTTGAACATGTATCGTCATAAGTGCCAAGTAAAACTTGTGTTCTATATATCTTGACGTGGGTTGCAATGTGTCATTTACACTAAACTCTATATTTCATTGTAATCAGTAAGATACAAGTACAGAAGAAACCAGCAGAACAAACAGGCATCAGGAGATCTCCTACATTCTAGCTCTCATGTGTATGTAAAATCGATTCGACTTGTTGGACTGGTTTAATACGTCATAGTCAGGACAAGTTTAGTGTGTTTCAGATGCAGTGTATCGTCAGTTGTGACTGTGTTGTCTGTTGTGTCTCTAGACTGTAGGTCCCACATTTGCTTAAAGCGGAGATGGAAAAttataaatggataaataaatgcagaaataaattaaatgaactGAACTGCATTGAAAAGGCTATTGCTGGACACATTTATTAATTAAGTTGGTAAATAAGATAGTAAGTtactacttttatttatttaaatataaattgaatTAATCAATGTAGAAATAAGTCAATGTAGGGATACAGAAAAAGCCTTTTTCATCACAATCTGTATTCATCTTTAAATTTGTATATTTCAATATGAATTTCTGCAttacttatttattcattcacactTCACCTTCATAAGAATTTGTGCGTGCAGGAAAAAAAGTTGGATCCATATAAAATCTGTAACATTGAATCTGAGCTCACACTGGTCTTTACTGACATGCAGTCATTAAACATACTCCCTGAAGTCCACTGCAAGCTGGCTGAGAGTAAAAGCTTGTTATTGACACTCATCCTAATGTTACATTCCAAATGAGATAGAAGATATGAGTCGAAGATTGAGCATATGTGTAAGAGCGGCATATGGAGGATCCAGTGGTGCAGTGGAGGTTGGTGATGGCTGTGATATCAGAGAGTCTAAAGGATagtgtgtgtaatttaatgTTGATTGAAATCAAAGGGACTGGGCCTCAGCAGAGGTAAACTGTTGTTAGAGAGGTGGTGATTACTTTGTGGTGCTGCTGAACTCTATTGCAATACAGGGTTTTAAATGGGCAGCATAAAATAGTAGAAACAACTGATGTTATAAATGCAatacagtaacacaacagtAACACCAACTGCAGCCTCCACAGTGACGAGAAAGTGGATCCACCACCTCTCTTAAGTATAAACTTTACTTAAACATTTATATGACGGCTCATAAACCCAAAGTAAAGCCAACGAGTCTCTATCcccacctggtggctgactgtaCAATATGTTATAAGTCCCACCTCCTCTATGTTTACAGATGAGatacaaaaaggaaatgaattgtgttctcaaagatggtttctgtcacttgAGGTAGTTCTTTTTCACTGATCCATCTGGACAGTTGTAGGAAATGGAAATACTTCacacttaatttttttaagtaTGAAATAAAATCCTCCTAGCACAAATATCtaatttaaaagtaatttaaatctCTGTATCTAAATACAAGAAATGGCACATGCTCTATAATGAAATGAATTGTACATTTGCAGCCAAAATGAATGAATTTATAATTTGTAATGTGAGATCGTAACATTAACCTGGGGTTgatctgtcctcctcctcttcctctgcaccaTCTATCAGCCCCCGGTTTTCCTCTGAGCCCACGGCTGCATACTCTGTCCTTCTGGATTTCCACTGAGGTAATGAAGGTGGAGGAACCAGCACGGCAAAGTAGCTGACGGTGTGTGATGAAACAAAGCCAAGGAGCAGGGCAGCATGTTGGTATAAGCAAAGAAATAAGAAACAGGATTGATTTCACTAATAATACGAGTACGGGACAGAAGGCATGTGAAGGGCCCATCTGTGGACTAACACAAACGTTATATTCATTACCTCTGTCAGGTAGCTTACACTTTCAACCCTGTatctttgtttgttggtttgacgtttttttgtgtgtttgtgaatcttGGTTTAAGGATGGGACAAAGGCCAAGACCAAAATGATTgaacagagaataattcatggatcttacaTGTTAAGCTAAGTTTTCAGGTTTCGTTTAAGTATTGGCACTATAAGTTTTTCACAGACTTCTCCACCAGTCGACTATCAAAACCACTTGTCGACATTGTGCATCGCTGTAGACGAGTCACTCATCTGTGCGTTTAGTAATAAAGCATCAGCAGTGGAATCTACAGCAGATATGCAGCAGGGGGCGATGTTGTTAATGACAAGCATTTTACAAGTCATAGTTGTCATGAGGCAGTGTTTCCAAATGCTTTCAAACATTAGCAAAATTTTCATCACATTGTGGATGGTAGAATTTTTCCTGGAAGGTTTATTCATTTAACTTATATTCAACAGGAAGATGAGGCAATTGTAATAAATTACATTGAGATGCAGAGTCAACGAATAAAGAACTTCTTTATCTTTGGTTTCCATTCTCACCTGATCAACATCGCAAATGGGACCACCAGCATAATTTGAACTGTGACCTGAGGTGACAGGCCAACCTGGGTAAGGACCGAGTAGAGGAGGGCTCCAGCCACACCAGCACCACCTGTACCTGAACCCCAACCTCCCAGCACATCCCTGGGACAAGCACAAAACCAATGGTCACAATCCAAACTAAACATGGTCATCGGATCATTCTAGATTtacaaataattacaaaaaTACCAACATGAGAAGCACACAGAAGCTACTTCACATTATTGCCAGCAAGTTTCCACTTAAATACATGACAGGGACCTATTGTAGTAAAATGATCTTCCAGGGACATAAGAGTttacttcaaataaaataaatcaagatTACTTTGTTATCAAATGATATTTCAGTTGTGAGGGGGGGGATTAGTTTGAAACCTCCTCCAATCGGGTTACCTTCCAAGAAGCTTTAACAACAGGGATTTCATAGTAAAGTGTAAGAACTATTAAATGGCAAAATCCTGGAGTCAAGAATGTCTTGATGTTCAATAATTTCATGTAATTTAATCGCatgactttcttttttctttctggcaGAAACAGGCTTCCATACGAGAGCATCTGCCATGTTTAGTAATGTGGGAAAAACGTATTTAAATGCTAGTTGTCCTTTAACTCCATGTATATGTTCTCAGTTTTAAAATGGTTCTTATTATGTAATGTCCGACTGTTCAACCCCTTTCTATTCACAGACTAATAAACCTTTTACTTGAAGCTCCAGGATTGATGGAATATGAAAAAAAGGATGAAA
Above is a genomic segment from Pleuronectes platessa chromosome 16, fPlePla1.1, whole genome shotgun sequence containing:
- the cln3 gene encoding battenin isoform X2; translation: MEPQGSVNADPDDSDGEGRCTGWRNWSGFWLLGLCNNFAYVIMLSAAHDILKKQESHKTTASTEATLAVDFQGGNSSNSSRYDCNPVSTAAVLLADILPTLVIKLSVPFVIHNMPYGIRVLFCATMAAASFLLVSLSSAVWISILGVIFASISAGLGELSFLSLTHFYTRDVLGGWGSGTGGAGVAGALLYSVLTQVGLSPQVTVQIMLVVPFAMLISYFAVLVPPPSLPQWKSRRTEYAAVGSEENRGLIDGAEEEEEDRSTPVTEDVSTGPLTFTEKLHIIKGLLKFVLPLGLVYFAEYFINQGLMELLYFPNFFLSHAEQYRWYQTLYQVGVLVSRSSLCCVKIRNLWALSLLQSEDRHREFAMAAASVGDSLGIALAGLAAFPIHRYFCSL
- the cln3 gene encoding battenin isoform X1, translated to MEPQGSVNADPDDSDGEGRCTGWRNWSGFWLLGLCNNFAYVIMLSAAHDILKKQESHKTTASTEATLAVDFQGGNSSNSSRYDCNPVSTAAVLLADILPTLVIKLSVPFVIHNMPYGIRVLFCATMAAASFLLVSLSSAVWISILGVIFASISAGLGELSFLSLTHFYTRDVLGGWGSGTGGAGVAGALLYSVLTQVGLSPQVTVQIMLVVPFAMLISYFAVLVPPPSLPQWKSRRTEYAAVGSEENRGLIDGAEEEEEDRSTPVTEDVSTGPLTFTEKLHIIKGLLKFVLPLGLVYFAEYFINQGLMELLYFPNFFLSHAEQYRWYQTLYQVGVLVSRSSLCCVKIRNLWALSLLQVVNAVLLLFAVRYLFLPSAWLVFAIVLYEGLLGGAAYVNTFYFISKESEDRHREFAMAAASVGDSLGIALAGLAAFPIHRYFCSL